Proteins encoded together in one Lathyrus oleraceus cultivar Zhongwan6 chromosome 5, CAAS_Psat_ZW6_1.0, whole genome shotgun sequence window:
- the LOC127081208 gene encoding uncharacterized protein LOC127081208, with translation MSQHQDTSASKNTKSTPKFSVPPMGVPDDEILDVAPLSLIPAADIDLNQPISIDASASACSNQGNPSSILSSSTPVTKYKEGTHYTDRVIRDIITRILNEGHFVKGVSTPLSQMYPSHEVEQPSGKGDDSSRSEKALVAEGLRFLGKTASNKGKYVASNTDNASHSKKHDDANVVIDLEDGSSDDQEEILIHHINLSVAKRMKTRKGKFVVELMSAREAKKTNVIGPSKPWSKVEIKKRKVRDDSEHEEHVEEDVPDISPTKKTTVRKSPVKVLDVHLDNISFHLEDGAAKWKFVI, from the coding sequence atgtcacaacatcaagaTACATCTGCTTCTAAAAATACTAAGTCTACTCCAAAATTTAGTGTTCCTCCCATGGGCGTCCCTGATGATGAGATTCTGGATGTTGCTCCTCTCTCTCTTATTCCCGCCGCGGACATTGATTTGAACCAACCCATCTCCATTGATGCCTCCGCTTCTGCATGTTCCAATCAAGGTAATCCCTCTAGTATTCTGTCTAGTTCAACTCCTGTCACTAAGTATAAGGAAGGAACACACTATACTGATCGTGTTATAAGAGACATAATTACTAGAATTCTTAATGAAGGCCACTTTGTGAAGGGGGTTTCTACTCCCCTTTCTCAAATGTATCCCTCTCATGAGGTTGAACAACCTAGTGGTAAGGGTGATGATTCCTCCCGTTCTGAAAAGGCCTTGGTTGCTGAAGGGTTGCGCTTTCTAGGGAAAACCGCGTCTAACAAAGGGAAATATGTGGCCTCTAACACGGATAATGCTTCCCACTCTAAGAAGCATGATGATGCAAATGTTGTGATTGATCTAGAGGACGGTAGCTCTGATGATCAAGAGGAAATCTTGATTCATCACATAAATCTAAGTGTGGCTAAACGCATGAAAACTCGCAAAGGAAAATTTGTGGTTGAACTTATGTCAGCTAGAGAAGCTAAGAAGACTAATGTCATTGGTCCCTCCAAACCATGGAGCAAGGTTGAAATaaagaagaggaaggtcagagatGATTCTGAGCATGAAGAGcatgttgaggaagatgtccctgacatctcgCCTACGAAGAAAACTACTGTTAGGAAGTCTCCTGTTAAAGTACTTGATGTTCATTTGGATAACATATCCTTCCATCTTGAGGATGGAGCTGCTAAGTGGAAATTTGTGATTTAG
- the LOC127081209 gene encoding uncharacterized protein LOC127081209: MGLIQAAGILKTVVGFSQCYEGLVKEFIVNIPEDIFDKNSKEFCKVYVRGELEVTDNQVCREITAKQVKVWPFKKHLPVGKLTIKYVILHKIGVANWVPTHHISTIANTLGRFIFVVGTKVKFDCGRYMFDQIIKHATTNAIKLPIAFPSMICGIILNQHPGILCSNDLPSRRKPALSVHYKLFEGSHVEDIVLTSAMRRPILKVGAIVELKETRKELGVGIRVATTRKQSLGALIESLKKAKGENVEHANVIHEEEAKAHTSSERSANNDDASDNSASGVAKEAANLSSTE; the protein is encoded by the exons ATGGGCCTGATTCAAGCTGCTGGGATTTTGAAGACTGTTGTTGGGTTCTCTCAATGCTACGAAGGTTTAGTCAAGGAATTTATTGTTAATATTCCTGAGGATATTTTTGATAAGAATAGCAAGGAGTTCTGCAAGGTGTATGTGAGGG GAGAATTAGAGGTTACAGACAATCAGGTCTGTAGGGAGATTACAGCTAAGCAAGTGAAAGTTTGGCCTTTTAAAAAGCATCTTCCTGTTGGGAAGTTAACTATCAAGTATGTTATCCTGCATAAAATAGGAGTTGCTAACTGGGTCCCTACCCACCATATCTCTACCATTGCTAATACTCTTGGGAGGTTTATTTTTGTTGTTGGGACAAAAGTGAAATTTGACTGTGGTAGATATATGTTTGATCAAATCATCAAGCATGCAACTACTAATGCAATTAAGTTGCCAATTGCTTTTCCCTCTATGATCTGTGGAATTATCTTGAATCAACATCCTGGTATTTTATGCTCAAATGATTTACCTAGTAGGAGAAAACCAGCTTTGTCTGTGCACTACAAACTCTTTGAAGGCAGTCATGTTGAGGATATTGTCTTGACATCTGCCATGAGGAGGCCGATCTTAAAAGTTGGAGCAATTGTTGAGCTTAAGGAGACAAGAAAAGAGCTAGGTGTAGGGATTAGGGTAGCCACAACTAGAAAACAATCTTTGGGAGCCTTGATTGAAAGCTTGAAGAAGGCTAAGGGTGAAAATGTTGAACATGCTAATGTCATCCATGAAGAAGAAGCTaaagcccacacctctagtgagaggtctgctAACAATGATGATGCAAGTGACAATTCTGCTTCTGGTGTTGCTAAAGAGGCTGCAAACTTAAGCTCTACTGAGTAG